One Cucumis sativus cultivar 9930 chromosome 1, Cucumber_9930_V3, whole genome shotgun sequence DNA segment encodes these proteins:
- the LOC105435149 gene encoding uncharacterized protein At5g39570, with product MAFYNSYDFYDDSYYNYAQIEPPIPQSSNEPNFYNLFDYPPPCYFGQAYDYEVGYSANDAPYRSNFNELPQLIDHEPVDHGDYGYAIRYSANACSASSFTLPKLCEYNPDLYSEVSTQFVISYSVSQFNETEFEEYDPTPYDGGYDISETYGKPLQPSIEICYPPSSSSPSKSPPPPPPPTATAIPIITTIPKIDEAPKGKIEEQTKPSSEIKPTQIEKTNNSSSSDSDTTSESGEIEEDKAIQLGDPGIGYGNAREVNEFPSGCGLEAMDLCESLFGYWPCLSRAKRQTAYRQPKNGCGRCHGHCYCYGNYGNEWQTAAEYLFGSHNPYLDGRREGDVVYGYQRQFQEEPVYGYVWLNQNDLNRCEDV from the coding sequence ATGGCTTTCTACAATTCCTATGATTTCTACGACGATTCCTATTACAACTATGCTCAAATTGAGCCTCCAATTCCGCAATCCAGTAACGAGCCCAACTTCTACAATCTATTTGACTACCCACCTCCTTGTTATTTCGGACAGGCTTATGATTATGAGGTAGGGTACTCAGCCAATGATGCTCCTTACAGATCAAATTTCAATGAACTCCCCCAATTGATCGACCATGAGCCCGTTGACCATGGTGATTATGGCTATGCAATTCGCTACTCTGCCAATGCTTGTTCAGCATCGAGTTTCACTTTGCCGAAATTATGTGAATACAACCCTGATTTATATAGCGAGGTGTCGACCCAATTTGTGATCTCTTACTCTGTTTCCCAATTCAATGAGACAGAATTTGAAGAGTATGATCCAACCCCTTATGACGGTGGCTATGACATTTCCGAAACCTACGGTAAGCCCCTTCAACCttcaattgaaatttgttaCCCACCGTCCTCTTCTTCCCCTTCAAAATCCCCACCCCCACCCCCACCGCCGACAGCCACCGCCATTCCCATCATCACCACAATACCCAAGATAGACGAAGCACCAAAGGggaaaattgaagaacaaacaAAGCCATCAAGTGAAATCAAGCCGACCCAGATTGAAAAAACCAACAACAGCTCTTCAAGTGATAGCGACACAACTTCTGAATCTGGAGAAATTGAGGAAGATAAAGCGATTCAATTGGGAGACCCAGGAATTGGGTATGGAAATGCAAGGGAAGTGAATGAATTTCCAAGTGGGTGTGGACTGGAAGCGATGGATCTTTGCGAAAGTTTATTTGGGTATTGGCCATGTCTCTCACGGGCAAAAAGGCAAACAGCTTATAGGCAACCCAAGAACGGGTGTGGACGTTGCCACGGGCATTGCTATTGCTATGGGAATTACGGAAATGAGTGGCAGACAGCAGCAGAATATCTATTTGGAAGTCATAATCCATATCTAgatggaagaagagaaggagatGTTGTTTATGGCTATCAAAGACAGTTTCAAGAGGAGCCTGTTTATGGCTACGTTTGGTTGAATCAAAATGACTTGAATCGGTGTGAAGATGTTTGA